The sequence GATGGTAAATTACGAACGATTGCATGACGTTCGACCAAACGTTGAACACCAAGTGCTAAAACAATTGTAGCAACAGCTGGTAAACTTTCAGGAACAACTGCGACCGCTAGAGAAACCGCTGTTAAGAACATTTGTAAGAAATCATGATTATTCAAAACACCAACAAGAAGAATAATTCCACAAGCAATAATCGCTCCAACGCCTAGGATTTTACCCAGTTGATTTAATTGTTGTTGCAGTGGTGTCGGATCTGATTTTGTTTCAGTTAGCATCGTAGCAATCTTACCTACTTCAGTGTCCATACCGACAGCAACGACAACTCCTTGTCCACGACCATAACTCACCATTCCGGATGAATATGCCATATTTTTACGATCTCCTAAGACCGCATCTTCAGCACATACAACATCCGCATGTTTTTCAACAGGTACAGATTCTCCTGTTAAAGATGCTTCTTGTACTGTTAAGGAATTTGATTGGACAATTCGTAAATCGGCAGGTACTAAATCCCCTGCATCCATTACAATCAAATCTCCAACAACAACATCATTCGAATTAATTGTTTGTTCTTCACCGCCGCGAATAACTTTTGCGGTTGGGGTAGACATATCTTGAAGTGCTTTAAGGGACTTCTCAGCTTTGTCTTCTTGAATCATTCCAATAAGTGCGTTCAATGCTACGATTGCGAAAATTAAAATCGCATCTGCATGTTCCCCCACAATACCACTAATTAAAGCAGCAACAAGTAAAATAATGATTGTTACGTCTTTAAACTGATCCAATAGACGCATCATAAAACTACGTCCCTTTGCTTCAGCCAATTTATTCATCCCATATTTCTCACGTGATGCCTCAATTTGCGCATCCGTTAATCCGTTGACGATATCCGTCTTTGCTGCCACTTCTTCAAGTGACTTTGCATACCATTTTGTATCTTTCACAGGCTTCCTCCTTATACATTGGATAGTAAGTAAAATAAAAAGACCCTATCCGTGCCTAAAAAAACTTGGATAAAGTCTCGAATTTATACACGTTCCGGACTCTAAAGTCGTGTTGACGAAACTGTGGACCTAAAGAATAGGCTTCTACTCCCTTTATGTATTAATAATAACAAATGCACCTATGGGTGTCAAAGTGTTTTGGGTGATATTGTACGATATTTTACACACTTAAAATGTTGAAAGTTGCTAATAAAGAGTTTGAAATTCATAAAAAAAACCGAAACTCAGTTAAAGTAATGAGTTTCGGCTATTAATACATTTTATATTAAATTATTTAGTTATTATAACGATTTTTCTTTGTTTGAATCACAAAGATTAACATACCAACAAGGCTCAATAGTAGTCCGTATAAACGTATACTGCTTGCAGTAATTCCAGCTGCAGGAAGAACCGGTTGTGATTTCATTAAATTCTTAACAATTTTGTCCATCTCATTAATTGAATAATTTAAAGATTTATTTATCTTATCAATTTTCGAACTAGAGTCAATTGAATCAAGACCTTCTTTTAAGACTTTATCTACTTCGGCTTTAGCTTTAGTTTTTTCGTCTTGAGTTAGTCCCGGTAATGCATCAATCGCTTTTTTCGTTTCATCTGCTTTCGCTTCTAAATCTTTTTTAGCTTTGTTTTTTGCATCTTGTAACGTGCTTTGATCAACAATGTCTTTCACTGCTTTGTCTGTTGTATTTTTCGCATCTTCAACATCTTTTGGTGTCGTACCTTGATCAATTGCGTCTTTACCATCTTGAGTTTTTTGATCAATATCATCTTTTGCTTTCTGCTTTTCATCATCTGTTAAGTTTGGTAACTTATCGATTTCTTTCTTTGCATCTTCAGCTTTTTTATCAAGATCGTCTTTAGCTTTATTCTTGGAATCGAGAAGTTTATTATCATCAACAATATCATTGATTCCTTTATCCGTTGTATCAATCACTTTTTCAATTTCTTTAGAATCTTTTGATTGATCAATTGCATCTTTTCCTTCTTGATTTTTTTGATCGATATTATCTTTAGCTTTGGTTTTCTCTTCATCCGTTAAGTTTGGTAACGAATCAATTTCTTTTTTAGCTTCTTCAGCCTTCTTATCGAGATCATCTTTAGCTTCATTCTTGGAATCGAGAAGCTTGTTGTCATCAACAATCTCATTAATCCCTTTATCGGTTGTATCGATCACGTCCTCAATTTCTTTAGGATCGTTTGAGTTATCAATTGCATCTTTGCTGTCTTGATTTTTTTGATCAATATCATCTTTAGCTTTGGTTTTTTCTTTATCCGTTAGGTTTGGTAACTTATCGATTTCTTTTTTAGCATCTTCAGCTTTTTTATCAAGCTCTGATTTAGAATCTTCTTTTTTCTTATCTAAATTGCCTGTGTTTTTCGCTTCGTATTTTTTTTCAATTGCATCTAATTCATCAATACCTGTTTTTAAGTTCTCAGGAATCTCCGTTATAACCGCAGTATCTTCAATACGCTTAATTGCATCTGCAAGAGTTTTGTTAATCTCGTCATTTGCTTCTTTACGTTGTTGATTTGAAAGTGACGGTTTATCAGCAATTTGTTTACGAACTTCTTCTGCTTTTGCTTTTAAATCTGCAATAGCTTTGATTTTTGCATCATCAAGCTCTGCTTTAACAACAACTTTACTAATATCATCTTTACCTTGATTATAAATTGAGTCGATGTCTGATGGCGTTGTTGCTTTATCTAGAGCTTTAGAAGCGTCATTAACGGTTTTATCAATTTCTTTTTTCGCTTTATCTTTTTCGTTTTGTGATAAGTTTTCAAGTTTATCGATTTTTTCTTTTGCCTTCTCAGCTTCTGCGTTTAAACTTGCTTTCTTGTCATCTTTAAGTTTTTTAAGCGTTTCGAAATTTTCTTTAACGAGAGCATCTTTAATAGCATCCATTTCGGTTTTTGTATCTGTTACAACTTTATTAATTGCTTCAGTTGACGTACCAAGTTCTACGCTCTCAAGACCTTTATTTAATGCATTATCGATTTCAGCCTTAGCTTTGTCTTTTGCTTCTTGGGAAAGACCAGGAAGTGCATCAATCGCTTTTTTCGTTTCATCGGCTTTTGCTTCTAAATCTTTTTTCGCTTTATTTTTTGCATCCTGTAATGTACTTTGATCAACAATTTCTTTCACCGCTGTATCCGTTGTATTTTTTGCATCTTCAACATCTTTTGGTGTCGTTCCTTGATCAATTGCATCTTTTCCATCTTGTGTTTTTTGATCAATGTCATCTTTAGCTTTTTGCTTTTCATCATCCGTTAAGTTTGGTAACTTATCGATTTTTTTCTTAGCATCTTCAGCTTTTTTATCAAGATCGTCTTTAGCTTTATTTTTAGTATCTAGAAGCACATTGTCCTCAACGATGTCCTTAATCCCTTTATCAGTTGTATCGACAACTTTTTCAATGTCTTTAGGATCGTTTGAGTTATCAATTGCATCTTTTCCGTCTTGATTTTTTTGATCGATATCATCTTTGGCTTTTTGCTTTTCATCATCTGTTAAGTTTGGTAACTTATCGATTTCTTTTTTAGCATCTTCAGCCTTTTTATCAAGCTCTGATTTAGAATCTTCTTTTTTCTTGTCTAAATTGCCTGTGCTTTTCGTTTCGTATTTTTTTTCAATTGCATCTAATTCATCGATACCTGTTTTTAAGTTTTCAGGAATCTCCGTAATAACCGCTGTATCTTCAATACGCTTCGTTGCATCTGCGAGAGTTTTGTTGATTTCATCATTTGCTTCTTTACGTTGTTGATCGGTTAGCGCCGGCTTATCAGCAATTTGTTTTCGGACTTCTTCAGCTTTAGCATTTAAATCAGCTATAGCTTTCGTCTTTGCATCATCTAGTTCTGCTTTTACAACAACATTACCGATAGTATCTTTACCTTGATTATAAATTGAGTCGATATCTGATGGTGTTGTTGCTTTATCAAGTTCTTTTGAAGCATCATTAACAGTTTTATCAATTACTTTCTTTGCTTCATCTTTTTCGTCTTGCGATAAGTTTTCAAGTTTATCGATTGTTTCTTTTGCTTTTTTTGCTTCTGCATCAAGACTTGACTTTTTATCATTAATTAAAGCATCGATTGTATCATTGTTTTCTTTAATGAGTGCATCTTTAATGGCATCCATTTCTTTTGAAGTTTCTGTTATTACTTTAGTAACATCTTCAATAGATTTACCTTTTTCAATATTTTCAAGACCTTTATTTAGTGCATTATCGATCTCGTTTTTAGCTTTATCTTTCGACTCTTGGGAAATTCCAGGAAGCGCATCAATCGCTTTTTTCGTTTCATCGGCTTTTGCTTCTAAATCTTTTTTCGCTTTATTTTTTGCATCCTGTAATTTACCTTGATCAACAATTTCTTTCACCGCTGTATCCGTTGTATTTTTTGCATCTTCAACATCTTTTGGTGTCGTTCCTTGATCAATTGCGTCTTTTCCATCTTGAGTTTTTTGATCAATGTCATCTTTAGCTTTTTGCTTTTCATCATCCGTTAAATTTGGTAACTTATCGATTTCTTTCTTAGCATCTTCAGCTTTTTTATCAAGATCAGATTTTGAGTCGTTTTTACGATCGACAAGAGTTGCATCGCTTACAATTTTATCAATGTTTCCAGCAGATGTATCTTTTGCATCCGTAGCATCTTCACGCGTCTTCGCGTCGTCGATAGCCTTCTTCCCAGTTTCTAATTCTTTTTGAATAGCTTCAATTTTTTCTTTCTTTTCAGACTCCGGTACATTTTTTAAGTCTTCAATTTTTTTGATTGCGTCATTTGCTTTCTTTTCAAGTTCTTCTTTTAGAACTGGTTTTAACTCTTGCAATTCATAAACACGTTCAACTTCTTTTAAATCATTAGTTAGTTTTTCTTTAAGTCCAGGACTTGATACTTCACCAATGTTGTTTTTCAGTTCATCGATTGTGTTTTGAGTTACATCACCTTTTAATACTTTTTCATCAAAGTTTTCAAAAGTATCCTTAATCGCTTTCTCAATTCCTTTTGCATGATCTAATAATGCTTGAGCCTTATCAAGTAAGTCGTTTACATATGCTTTAACATCACTTGCATAAGGGTTTCCTGATGCAGTAATTTTAGCTCGGATTGCATCAATATTTTTCTGAATTTCAGCTGTATCTTTACCCACTAATTCTTTAAACTCACTGTCATTAAACAATGCATGTGTATCTTCTTGAATTAGATAGTCATCTTTCAAGAAAAATCCCATTCGATAAATTTCTAAGTGTGTATTTTTATCATTCGAAGCAAAGTGACGTAGGGAAACCGTAACTTCTCCACTTCCATCAGCGATAAAAGGTAAACTTACAATTTCTAATTTATTGGTTGCTGTAAAACCTCCAGATGCAAGTCCGTTTTTTCCAGACGTTGCAGTTCCAGGATAAATATTCAACATCCCTTTGCTCGTACCATCAACACTCTTTAACTCGGCTCTAAAATAATATTCATAGCCTGCCTGAAGTTGAATCGTTTGACCAACTAGCATAAAACTTGCATTTTCTGCCACACTTGAGTTTTCCACTCTCATTGACTTTGATTTAAATACACTTTGGTCTGTATCATTTTTCTCGCCTACGAGATAATTATATTTTCCAATATCACGATATCCATCAGTTACTTTTGTGCTAATTGTCCCAGCTGCTTCGCCACCAAATACGTTATTTGTTGAGCTGAGTTTCCAATTTGGAATCGTCGTATCTTTTGTACCATATCTCAGATAGGGGTTTTGTAATTTATTGCCTCGGAATGGAAACAATTCCTCTGTCTCTTGTGCAGATATTGTATAATTTTGATTCATTGAAATACTTGTAACGAGCAAGACAAATGTTAATGCAATTGTCATGATCTTGTTTAATAGTTTATTTTTTTTCATCATAAAATACTCCTTTTCTTATCCATACTAAAGTGTTGCGTTTATTTAATTCCCCTCCCCATTCCGTAAGCACGCTCTAACAAGATAATATAGAAGCAGAATCAATTCTAAGTATTTGCTTTGGTTTTCATAATATGTTTATCTTATATCGATAAAATCTTCGTTTTTATCGTGTTATTAGGCCTTTTTACTCACACTTCGCTTTCTTTGTCCTAACAAGGTGTTTTATTTGTTCGTGGTGTTTTTCACTCTATAATTACAGTGTTTGTCATTAACATCCTCACTTTTTTCACAATTCATTTTTTTGCCATTAATCAAGATACACACAAATATCCTTTTCTACCACCTTGCTTCAAAGATGATTATTTCATTGGTTATTGGCATAGCATGGTTGTATTCAAAAGTTCATAAAAAAAAACGTTGAATCATCAACGTTTTACTTCATAAACCATACGTAAAGTTTTGAGTGGGTAACCGTACAGTGTATCTGGAATACATATTTTTTGGACAAATCCATATTTCTTATAAAATGACTCTGCGCTAACATTACCATTTTCTACATCAACATATGCTTGATTAATAGAATCTGGAACATTCTTCTCAATATATGAAAGTAATTCCGATCCTACACCTGCACGTTGATGTGTGGGGAGTACGTACAATGCAACAATATATAAATCATTGTCACGAATCTCATAGTTTCCAAATCCAACAATATAATCATCTTGAACTGCTACCACAAGCTTTGTCGTTTCAATTCGGCGCTCAAGGACTGTGGGCGAATAAGCATCTTCAATAAAACGATTAATAATATCCAGTGGGATTAAATCCTTATACGCTTCTTTCCATGTAATCGAAGCAATCAAACGAATTGCCTCTAAATCATCGGGCGTAGCCAATCGTATCATTATGTCACCTTCTTTTTATATAGTAAACATTGTAACCGATATCACCTAAAATTCATAGTTTTCAGTTAGAAGTTTCATAATTACACTTTTAGACGGTCCTCACTAATTTTTTTGAGCGTGTCCCATGAATTTTCCATCTCTCGCACTAATTTAAACTGTGTACGTGCCCTTACTAGATTGTGATCTGGATAATTTGTTTTGAAGTAAGTATCTCCATCAATATAATCTTTAAGAAAACGAAAGCCACATTCAAGTGTCATCATTTTGGCACTTTCTGGAAAGAGTTGTATTTCTAAATCAGACAAACTTCCATCAGCACCAGTAATGAAACCGTCCACATATGCCTCATAGTAAGGGATGCTTAAGTGCACTTTCGACAGGTCTTTCTCATCCTCCAATGCAGTGCTTGCACCAAATCGAATCGAATCCCCAAAATCATCCAAAGAAAACCCTGGCATAACCGTATCTAAGTCCACAACACACAACACCTCATTTGAATCTCTATCCAGAAGAACATTATTAAGTTTCGTATCATTATGTGTTACCTTCAGTGGTAAAAGTCCTTGATTATAGTAATTCCATAAAGTTTCTGCAAAGTCTCGATATTTAAGCACGAATTTAATTTCTTCAGATACTAAATGTTTTCGACCTGATTTGTTTATTTCAATCGATTTAATGAAATCCTCGTATCGTTTGGGTGTATTGTGGAAATCTTGAATCGTCAGATTTAACGATTCAACCGGAAAATCTTCTAAATCTTTCTGGAACGATCCAAAGGCAACACCACTTCGATAAAAATCCTCACTATTTTCAACACGTTCTAATGATTTCGAATTTTCTATCAAATTATAAGCACGCCAAAAATCACCCATTTCACTCTTAAAAACATAATTATCATGAATTGTTGGTATGAGATTTAAAACCTCACGACTTGGATCACCACCACGTTTTATTACTTTTTGACGAATGTGTTTTGTTACTTTTTCAATATTGTCGATAAGTCCATTCGGGTCTAAAAATATTTCATGATTAATTCTCTGTAAAACATAGCTTCCCTGGGTGCAAACTACGCGATAAGTATCATTAATATGTCCATTTCCAAATGGAACAATTTCTTTTACATGTCCACTCAAACAAAATGCTTTAACTATTTCATTTATAGATTCCATATTTTATCCTTCTAAAGTCCTATTCTAGACCAAAATAACACCTGTCTCATCAGGTGTTATTTTAATACTCTAAAGAAAACGTTTATTATATCGATAGAGCAAATACAGTAACATTCCCAAACCAATAATCATCATGAATAATGATTGCATTGAAATGGTTTTTTGGAAATGAATTACCATCCAAATCCCCAAGATAAACACACCTACATTAATAAGACCATTCAATAGTTTCTTCATTGCGTTCACCCCACTTAATTTCCGATGGCTCAAGGGTTATCTCTTGCCCTTTACCTAAACCATCATAGAATATCGTTTTTTGCGTTTCATGCGTATTATTCAATAATGCTACTGATCGTGGATAAACATTCACTTCACAGTGTATATTGGAAGCGAAGTAACGTTTCATTTGATTTTCTTTATTCATCGCATAAAAAATTGATCGATATAGAATACGTGTGTTTTCAAAACTGTATGGAAGTCCTGAAAGATACACACCACGACCTCTGCCAAATGATTTAGCTGCGATGGTTACATTCTCATTATCCATCTTAATTATTTCAGTATCCGCAGTTCGAGCATACACATTATTTATAGCTTCCCCATAATTAAAGTCATTCTCAAGATCATGAGTAATAAAATGATCTGAAAGCACCTCTTTAAAATACTTATCGGTGGACAAGGTAAACCCGAGTTCCTTGTCTACACCTAGAACGTCATGAAGTTGGAAGAAATGTCCTCCTTTTTCAAAAGCACTCGGTTCCCCAACACCGATAAAACCATGTCCTTCGTAAACCCACTTTCGAATCATCGCTACAAATGCTGGATTACTCCAGACAACATCGCCTGAAAATGATGTTTTCGCATCCCCTGCATTAATGAGTACATCAATTTCACTTGGTATACCCGATTTAATCTCATCAAAACTTAAAAAACGAACATCCACATCCATACCACTGAGCGACTCTAAAATTCCAATATAAGAGTAAATTTGTTTATAGTGTAATGCATGCGCAACCATAAAGTTTTGCCAACTACGAAGAGATCCCCAAGCACTCATAATTCCAATTGTTGCTTTAGTCATCGGTTTTACATCTTCTATTTTATCAATGATTCCTCTAAATTCATCAGCAGTTTTAGCAATATAATCGACAAACTTAGGAAATTTATAAGCAAGGCTTGGATATCCTCCGTAACCAATACGATTAA is a genomic window of Erysipelothrix amsterdamensis containing:
- a CDS encoding DUF1542 domain-containing protein — its product is MMKKNKLLNKIMTIALTFVLLVTSISMNQNYTISAQETEELFPFRGNKLQNPYLRYGTKDTTIPNWKLSSTNNVFGGEAAGTISTKVTDGYRDIGKYNYLVGEKNDTDQSVFKSKSMRVENSSVAENASFMLVGQTIQLQAGYEYYFRAELKSVDGTSKGMLNIYPGTATSGKNGLASGGFTATNKLEIVSLPFIADGSGEVTVSLRHFASNDKNTHLEIYRMGFFLKDDYLIQEDTHALFNDSEFKELVGKDTAEIQKNIDAIRAKITASGNPYASDVKAYVNDLLDKAQALLDHAKGIEKAIKDTFENFDEKVLKGDVTQNTIDELKNNIGEVSSPGLKEKLTNDLKEVERVYELQELKPVLKEELEKKANDAIKKIEDLKNVPESEKKEKIEAIQKELETGKKAIDDAKTREDATDAKDTSAGNIDKIVSDATLVDRKNDSKSDLDKKAEDAKKEIDKLPNLTDDEKQKAKDDIDQKTQDGKDAIDQGTTPKDVEDAKNTTDTAVKEIVDQGKLQDAKNKAKKDLEAKADETKKAIDALPGISQESKDKAKNEIDNALNKGLENIEKGKSIEDVTKVITETSKEMDAIKDALIKENNDTIDALINDKKSSLDAEAKKAKETIDKLENLSQDEKDEAKKVIDKTVNDASKELDKATTPSDIDSIYNQGKDTIGNVVVKAELDDAKTKAIADLNAKAEEVRKQIADKPALTDQQRKEANDEINKTLADATKRIEDTAVITEIPENLKTGIDELDAIEKKYETKSTGNLDKKKEDSKSELDKKAEDAKKEIDKLPNLTDDEKQKAKDDIDQKNQDGKDAIDNSNDPKDIEKVVDTTDKGIKDIVEDNVLLDTKNKAKDDLDKKAEDAKKKIDKLPNLTDDEKQKAKDDIDQKTQDGKDAIDQGTTPKDVEDAKNTTDTAVKEIVDQSTLQDAKNKAKKDLEAKADETKKAIDALPGLSQEAKDKAKAEIDNALNKGLESVELGTSTEAINKVVTDTKTEMDAIKDALVKENFETLKKLKDDKKASLNAEAEKAKEKIDKLENLSQNEKDKAKKEIDKTVNDASKALDKATTPSDIDSIYNQGKDDISKVVVKAELDDAKIKAIADLKAKAEEVRKQIADKPSLSNQQRKEANDEINKTLADAIKRIEDTAVITEIPENLKTGIDELDAIEKKYEAKNTGNLDKKKEDSKSELDKKAEDAKKEIDKLPNLTDKEKTKAKDDIDQKNQDSKDAIDNSNDPKEIEDVIDTTDKGINEIVDDNKLLDSKNEAKDDLDKKAEEAKKEIDSLPNLTDEEKTKAKDNIDQKNQEGKDAIDQSKDSKEIEKVIDTTDKGINDIVDDNKLLDSKNKAKDDLDKKAEDAKKEIDKLPNLTDDEKQKAKDDIDQKTQDGKDAIDQGTTPKDVEDAKNTTDKAVKDIVDQSTLQDAKNKAKKDLEAKADETKKAIDALPGLTQDEKTKAKAEVDKVLKEGLDSIDSSSKIDKINKSLNYSINEMDKIVKNLMKSQPVLPAAGITASSIRLYGLLLSLVGMLIFVIQTKKNRYNN
- a CDS encoding GNAT family N-acetyltransferase, which translates into the protein MIRLATPDDLEAIRLIASITWKEAYKDLIPLDIINRFIEDAYSPTVLERRIETTKLVVAVQDDYIVGFGNYEIRDNDLYIVALYVLPTHQRAGVGSELLSYIEKNVPDSINQAYVDVENGNVSAESFYKKYGFVQKICIPDTLYGYPLKTLRMVYEVKR
- a CDS encoding phosphotransferase enzyme family protein, with the translated sequence MESINEIVKAFCLSGHVKEIVPFGNGHINDTYRVVCTQGSYVLQRINHEIFLDPNGLIDNIEKVTKHIRQKVIKRGGDPSREVLNLIPTIHDNYVFKSEMGDFWRAYNLIENSKSLERVENSEDFYRSGVAFGSFQKDLEDFPVESLNLTIQDFHNTPKRYEDFIKSIEINKSGRKHLVSEEIKFVLKYRDFAETLWNYYNQGLLPLKVTHNDTKLNNVLLDRDSNEVLCVVDLDTVMPGFSLDDFGDSIRFGASTALEDEKDLSKVHLSIPYYEAYVDGFITGADGSLSDLEIQLFPESAKMMTLECGFRFLKDYIDGDTYFKTNYPDHNLVRARTQFKLVREMENSWDTLKKISEDRLKV
- a CDS encoding DUF6903 family protein, which codes for MKKLLNGLINVGVFILGIWMVIHFQKTISMQSLFMMIIGLGMLLYLLYRYNKRFL